GCAGGCATATTCTTTCAAGCAACAAAACTTCTCCAAAAGCAACATTTACATCAATGGCATAATGAAACTGCTCAACACATATTATGACCAGTTCCTGATTAAACTAGTAACTAGTATTGTGTCTATTACAGGGGGAAACGTTCTCAGGTCATCCTTGGAGCTCACTCAATAGACAAGGATGAGccagaaaaacagaaattatcCATTAAGAAAGCATTTCCCTACCCATGCTTTGATGAGGATACACATGAGGGTGATCTGCAACTTTTACAGGTATGTACCTTTGGTTGTTGTTTCAGTCACAAAACCTTCTAAAGTTTCACGACTTGCATAAAAGTATGTTCCTAGTTCCCCACCTGGTAAAAATAAGGGAGTTCCCCAGAGATAGGTAAGAAGTTCAAACATTAATATTCATTGCAGTTGGCAGTTTCTATGGGCTgacaaccagctcccaaataaagacatggagacttattattaattatgaatgctcagtcttagcttaggctcCTCCCAcgagctcttttaacttaatttaacctgtttctattcatctacattttgccttgaggctttttttctttctttcattctgtatgtcctactttcctgcttcccccatgtctggctggctggcccctggtgtctccttggcatctcttttttgtttgtttgttttttttttcagacaggtttctctgtgtagctttgcacctttcctgaactcaTTGGTAGCGGGCtgctcgaattcacagagatcgctgcctctgctcccgagtgctggattaggtgtgcgccgccgccgccgccccgccgccgccgccgccgccgccgccaccaccaccaccaccacccggctccctggcatctctttttctttcttttcctgaacCTAAATTCCTCCTCTTACTAccacttactctccctgcccagaagtcccacctatatctCCTCCAtcactattggtcattcagctttttattagaccaatcaggtgccttagacaggcaaggtaaaacagcaacacatttttacatagttaaacaaatattctacaacataagtaaatgcaacacatctttgcttagttaaacaaatgcaatacatctttgcttagttaaacaaatattccgcaaCAATTCAATTCATATGCTTAACTGTTTATGTTTGTCTTCCCACAGTTAAATGGAAAAGCAGCCATTAACAAAAATGTGGCAATCCTTGCCCTGCCTAAAAAGGGAGGTGATGTGAAACCAGGAACCAGATGCCGTGTTGCAGGATGGGGGAAATTTCAGAATAAATCACCTCCCTCTTCTACTCTGAGGGAAGTCAACATTACTGTCATAGACAGAAAGATCTGCAATGACGAAAAAGCACTATAATTTTAATCCTGTAATTGGACTAAATATGATTTGTGCAGGAAACCTCCATGGTGGAAAGGACTCGTGCCAAGTAAGTGAAATGAGATAGAGTGTGTCAGCTATTGGAGCAAGGCACAGGGGTGTAGATGGTGTAACGTTATGTTTGGTCTTGTCGGGGCATTGGCTTCTACGGGTTCCTACtgtgtttgtttatctgtttgtctgtttgttgagacagggagtctcactatgtagctctggctaccctggaactcactatgtagatcaggctagactggaactcacagagatccaccagcttcttcctccccagtgctgggattaaaggcctgtaccccCATGCTCAGCCTTCTACTGTGTGTTTTGAAATTTGGTAAGATCTAGGTCAATAAAATAACACACTCAGCTCCAAAGAGTCAGTAAAAATAAGAATCCACTGCTAGGACCATGGATGACCTATACATTGACTTTGTTTcatatattaaacaaaacaaacaaaccacttaGAAGAAGTGGTGAGAGTTTTCCCAGTCTTCATGTTATCATATAGATACAAACAAGATACATAAAATTCTAGAGTTCCTGGGAGAGCTGTTAGTCTTTCCCACCTCACCACAACCCCAAAAAGCTCAACTGCCTTTGATATGGAGATGTTTGAAATGCCAGCCATTCACAAACCTGGCCAGGGACCTGGGACTAGAGTAAACAATTTCAGGCATGACCCTCACCAGAGAATGAATAAGCCTCCCTCCCAGTCTCCCCCAAAACATGAGGGACAGGACCTGATTACAGACAAGAATTAAAAAGAACACTTCGCAAATGTTTAGACTCTCAGTTCTAGCTTGTTAGTTCTCACCTTTCCACAAGACCCCAAAGAGTCTCCGGGATGCGGGCAGTGTGTCTATCAACAGCGAAGGAGTCAGAGGAACTATGCCTCGTCTTCAGGACCAAGGTTGGCCAAATGCCGAGAAGAAATGGCCCCTGTCCTTAGcacttttcttctctttactTAACCCTGCCTTACTCATTGCCTCCCACAGCCTCCACTGAAGGCACCCAGGAACCTGGCTTTCCCTCCTGGGGATTTATATACAACACACTGAGGCCACAAGCAGCATCCCAGGATGCCCCTCCCCTGGGACCAGCCCCTGTACCCACAGAGGCTCAACAGTGATCCCTGTCCTCTCAGTGCCCTAGGCTGGCTGCTGAGGAATCCAGCCTATGGGGCTGAATCGACACATTCCAGATGCTCTAACAAGAAGGGAATGTCTCTCAGCAGGGATGGCCACGGTTCTCATGTGATCTGTTACCTCATACAGATATAAAGACAGCTTTTCCCTGAAAGGAGgacttgaattttctttctttgggaaaataGTTATCTTCTAGAGGGACCAGGAAACATGGCAGTTACTCTTTACCTAAGTGTATCATCTGTGTCTGCCTGTTTCACTCTatgttgaaaaaaataatcaagggGATGGCTTTCTGGAAAAAGACAACTGATCTTCAAATCAGTGgctaaaatatgtaaaacaactttcATTGCAGTTTTCATTAAtctatacatattaaaatattgcTAGGCATCTTGATGTTTTAAGCAGTAATTTTCAGTGAAGTCTCGGCTGCTCTTCACACTAAGTGCTACAGAACTTCTTGATCACTCATACTGATCTCACCTCATCccacccctcttctctccccagggAGATTCTGGAAGCCCTCTGGTGTGTGACGGTATTTTCCGAGGCATCACAGCTTTTGGCCTTAAGGGGAAATGTGGCGATCCCCGAGGGCCTGGCATCTATACCTCTCTCTCAAAGAAACATCTCAGCTGGGTAATTAAGACTATGAAGGGCACCATTTAGATGCGTGAATTTCATTTCATCTGCTGTCACTTCTGCATCTaatcacaaataaaaatcaactgAATGACTGCCGCACGTGTTTCTCTATGGCAGTGTTCTTGGGCGGGTCTCCGTCAGCAAAACCAAGAGTCAGAAGGCAATGATATGGACAATGCAGGAGGGAGACAAGAAAGCCAGGgcctctgggcggtggtggcgcacgcctttaatcccagcactcgagaggcagagccaggcgaatctctgtgagttcgaggccagcctgggctacagagtgagtcccaggaaaggcgcaaagctacacagagaaatcctgtcttgaaaaaccaaaaaagaaagaaagaaagaaagaaagaaagaaagaaagaaagaaagaaagaaagaaagaaagaaagaaagaaagaaagaaagccagggcCACAGCAGTGTCATCCATGGGTGCAGGGACAGGGGAGTTTCTCCCTGGACAATGCACTTGACTCTCCGCAGATCTGTCTACAGTAAACACAGTGGAGGGCTCAGGCGTTCTGAACTGCTCTGGAGTGTAgcagtgaaaaggagaaagcctggTTCGCACTCTCACAcctccacaccacacaccactacTCGTATTTATATGCAAGGAGTGAGAGGCCAGATCTCAGAAATGACTCAAGCGTCGTTTCCCTAGGCCGACGTGCATTGCCTCCAGTCCTCTGGACTAAGATGAAGCATAGCATCAGAGGCTGAAGGAGAACAGAAATTGGAGTTCTAGGAGATACAAATGAAATGCCTGGCCAGCCAAGAAAAGGATGTAACAGAAAGTCAAACTGCTCCTTGGTAGTTTTCATTTCAGCCTTGGATTATCTAGGTGATCTCTTGGTTCCCCTTGTCTGTGAGCCTGGGTTGATGTCACCGTCATGGTGGTTACAGTGATTGCCATGTCCTCATAGGGATAGAGTAATGAATTGTGATCTAAAcattttcttgagaaaaaaaaagaaatgccctaTGCTTGCTCAGCATTTTTAATTTAGTGGATAGTCATCATCCCGGCAGCCATTTTGAAATGGGATCATGGGAACAAATTCCTTCAATTTCCATAtgaaatgtttatatgtatgtatgtagttatgcatgtatgtatacacatacatacataatccCTGTCCTATCCAAAAACATACACTAATAGTCAGCTTTTGAAGCCAATGAAGAAGCAAATGAACTGCAAAACTCAGGCTGATTAAAACATGGGCTTTCAGTGATGGTTGTCCACCAGATTCATGGGCCTATCCAGAATCACCACTGCCCAGGATCCAcctccagagatcctgagtcAATTAATATTGGTGGATTCCTCACATTAGCACCCCAACAAGGCTGATAACACCCAAGGATCAGACTCCCTGAACTATAAAATAAAGTGTCTATTAGAGGGGTTCTGGGCTGATATCTTTGGCATCTCATAATCTTTAATATAGATTTAGGATTTTAATTAAATTCCATTTTTTGAAgccaaaacatttattttatgactgATTAAAATCCTCAAGATGAACTGGATGCTGGCAACAGCTGCCCTCTTGGGTTTAGGTGTTGTCCCTTCACGGAATCCATGTCTGAATCCTCGATAGACAATTTTTAGGTACCTCATCCACCCAGTCCGGTACTGTTTTGCCTCTTAGCCTGGGCATTCCAGTTACAGTTTCTCTTGCACTTGGCCAGGTAGCCACATTTGCCACAGGTCAACTTCTGAAGGTGCTAGGCCTTAGAGCCACAGCGGTGGCACAATGTCTGTGTCTTATTGTGACACTTTCCAAAGGATGACGCTCCTTTCATTACCTTGCTTCTGCTGCCGAGGCCAGAGAGACTGGAAAACCTGCATTCCATTTCTTAAATTGTTGACTTGAACCCTCAAGCATTGCTAGTTGAAGTACAAATGTACCTTTCTTCCTGGAAAAGTTACTGTGTCTGTTGAAGATGAACCTGATATATTTATAATCTAGCGATTCCACGTACCAAACTGAAATGAGTGTGTTGTCTACCAAAGACATGTTCAGTAATGTACATACCAGATTAATTACTAAAACCCTAAACTGCAAATAACTTAAATATCCATTTCTAGTAAATAAACAAGTTTATACTCATAGGGTAAAATGTATAGCCGTGAAAAGAACACTGTAGTCTCATGTAACACACATGTTTATTGCAGGATTCTACCTAGCTGGAGGTAGGCACAAGTAAAGACCGGTCCATCATGATCTAAACCAGAATATAGAGACTGTTCACTGACAGTACACACACAGATCATTTTAGAAAACCAGAAATGTTCAAACTCTAATCTGGATAGAACTTACTGTTATCTATTCATGAACTAAGAAATTTATCCAGCTATCCACTAAAGATTTATACATGTGAAGCTTTGTATTACAAAATTCAAAAAGTGATTATAGTCAAGGCTTCTGTTTTGCATGTTATCTAGACTTGTtctaatttctttataaaaatcataTCCCAAACTTCCTACTAAAATTAATATCAGACAGAAATACATTGATGTTTTTCTTAAGTGAGGCCCCTTGGTCACATACCAATATTGATTGTAGAAATGACCTTTGATCATGGCAGCGTTATAAGACTGTTAAAGCATGCTGggcggaggtggcacacgcctttaatcccagcactcgggaggcagagccaggcggatctctgtgaggttgagtccagcctggtctatagagcgagatccaggacaatcaaggctacacagaaaaactctgtcttgaaagagagagtgacagagatagacacagagaagagaaaacaagcaTTGTGTgcagggaaaaaaggaagaaaagagcaagAATTCCAAAGGGGACAAGCAAAGCCCGACACTGGAGCCATACAGAAGACAGGCAGAGGTCGCCAGAGGCTGCTGCCTATCTtgctcccctggcttgctcagtttgctttcctgtAAAACCAGGCCGGGTGGTGGGACACCCACAGTGAGCCTCCACAGCAATCAtccatgaagaaaatgccctacaggcttgcctgatggagacaatctgatggagacaatctgatggagacaattcctccagtgaggctcccTGTCCTCAGATGGCTCTAGCTCGtgtcaagttcacacacacacacacgcacgcacgcacgcacgcacgcatgcacgcaaaCAGCACAATGACCTGCTCTAAGTGACCTCCTGTTGCTATCTTGGCCTCTTGTGTCTTTTGCCCTAGGATGGCACAGTGGGAAAATCCTTATCGGATGCCAGGCTATCCGCATGTTCTTGGACTCCCAGCCTCCACAACCCTGAGCTCAACAAATGTCCCGTGTTTCTAAGTTACGCTGTCTTGGGCCTtctgttacagcagcagaaaacaaaGACGGGAGGAGAGCGGGCAGGAGAGCTAAGTTTGCTTGCCACCGCGCACAGCGTACGGCGGGAGGCGGGCAGGGGCTTTTCAGATCCGGAAGTTGTAGCAGCAGTATGCTGAGTGTGAACCAATGGCAGGAAAGCAGCTCAaaaaggagagatgggaaaggCAGTTGGAAATATGACGGAAGGACTTagaaaagccaggcaggaaagaACTGTTTAGAATTTGTTCTTACTAAAACTGTGAAAAATGaatctggaaggaggaaagaacagaagacaggagaggaggaaaggagagaggaagagagagggagagggagacagaagaaagCCGGACCATCTCTGGACTGTGGGACGGGAAGAAGTACAGAGACGCCAACCTGAGGAACAGCCAAACATCACAACTTCCGATCCCCATGACCTCACAACTTCCGAACCCCATGACCTAAGGGAGAAGGAAAGCCTGCCGCACTGTTCTCGGCTAAGACTGGCTGGGTGACGGGTGGCTCTTCC
The Peromyscus leucopus breed LL Stock chromosome 11, UCI_PerLeu_2.1, whole genome shotgun sequence DNA segment above includes these coding regions:
- the LOC114704161 gene encoding LOW QUALITY PROTEIN: granzyme A-like (The sequence of the model RefSeq protein was modified relative to this genomic sequence to represent the inferred CDS: deleted 1 base in 1 codon), whose amino-acid sequence is MKNFCAPRVSSLATVVFLLLIPEGGCVRIIGGDTVVPHSRPYMALLKLRGKSICAGTLIAKDWVLTAAHCKPGKRSQVILGAHSIDKDEPEKQKLSIKKAFPYPCFDEDTHEGDLQLLQLNGKAAINKNVAILALPKKGGDVKPGTRCRVAGWGKFQNKSPPSSTLREVNITVIDRKICNDEKHYNFNPVIGLNMICAGNLHGGKDSCQGDSGSPLVCDGIFRGITAFGLKGKCGDPRGPGIYTSLSKKHLSWVIKTMKGTI